A window from Enterocloster bolteae encodes these proteins:
- a CDS encoding metal-sensing transcriptional repressor: MNQEEGCTCRHKHREVTEERGLMNRLNRIEGQIRGIKSMVEDERYCVDIITQVAAVQAALNSFNKVLLERHIKSCVVDDIRRGDSDATVEELCRTLQKMMK, from the coding sequence ATGAATCAGGAAGAAGGCTGCACCTGCCGCCATAAACACAGGGAAGTGACGGAAGAACGCGGTCTCATGAACCGGCTGAACCGGATAGAGGGACAGATAAGGGGTATCAAGTCCATGGTGGAGGACGAGCGCTACTGCGTGGATATCATCACCCAGGTGGCAGCGGTCCAGGCCGCCCTTAACAGCTTTAACAAGGTGCTTCTGGAGCGCCACATCAAGAGCTGCGTGGTGGATGATATCCGCCGGGGCGACAGCGACGCCACGGTGGAGGAGCTTTGCAGGACCCTGCAGAAGATGATGAAATAA
- a CDS encoding MBOAT family O-acyltransferase: MQFNSYLFLLLFLPAVLAGYFGLCRMKRHTWARGFLAAMSLVFFAYANPWYLGLLVGSAVFNWAVSRVLAGEGNKETAKGNGKTPGRTDGKKSGRPGSRMVLVFGICANLALLFYFKYTNFFIENLNAFLGKDIAFTRLLLPVGISFFTFQQIAWLVDSFRMETGDYSFWDYFLFTVYFPKIAMGPILLHGEFIPQLKDPSRLKADSRNMAEGLMILAVGLFKKVILAEFFAGPVNWGYAQVEILSSTDAFLVMLAYTFQLYFDFSGYCDMAMGISRMFNLELPLNFNSPYKALSPVEFWKRWHMTLTRFLRTYIYFPLGGSRKGSLRTYMNIMIVFLVSGFWHGAAWTFILWGALHGAAQALNRVFKRQWENLHTAFRWMATFLFVNLTWVIFRSESISQAKLFLKRLLDFGNMQINPSFMDSFKMVELPLWLTGHRVFTVLGLYGIVLCLVMNARNMGETELRPTFLRGAGTALLLVWSVLSLAGISGFIYFQF; this comes from the coding sequence ATGCAGTTTAATTCATATTTATTTTTATTATTATTCCTCCCGGCTGTGCTGGCAGGATATTTCGGGCTTTGCCGGATGAAGCGCCATACATGGGCCAGAGGATTTTTGGCTGCCATGTCCCTGGTATTTTTCGCCTACGCGAATCCATGGTATCTGGGACTGCTGGTGGGAAGCGCGGTATTTAACTGGGCTGTTTCCAGAGTGCTGGCAGGAGAAGGAAATAAGGAGACAGCCAAAGGAAATGGTAAGACGCCCGGCAGGACGGATGGTAAAAAGAGCGGCAGGCCCGGCAGTAGGATGGTTCTGGTATTTGGCATATGCGCCAATCTGGCCCTGCTTTTTTACTTTAAATACACGAATTTCTTTATAGAGAACCTGAACGCGTTTCTGGGAAAGGACATTGCCTTTACAAGGCTTCTCCTTCCGGTGGGGATCAGCTTTTTTACCTTCCAGCAGATTGCGTGGCTGGTTGACTCCTTCCGCATGGAGACAGGAGATTACAGTTTTTGGGATTATTTCCTGTTTACCGTATATTTTCCCAAGATAGCCATGGGACCCATTCTCCTGCACGGAGAGTTCATTCCCCAGCTTAAGGACCCCTCCCGCCTGAAGGCAGATTCCCGCAATATGGCAGAGGGACTGATGATACTGGCCGTGGGACTGTTTAAGAAGGTCATCCTGGCTGAGTTTTTTGCGGGGCCGGTAAACTGGGGGTATGCCCAGGTGGAGATACTCAGCTCCACAGACGCGTTTCTGGTCATGCTGGCTTACACCTTCCAGCTGTATTTTGATTTCAGCGGTTACTGTGACATGGCCATGGGAATTTCCAGGATGTTCAACCTGGAACTGCCCCTTAATTTTAATTCTCCCTACAAAGCGCTGTCTCCGGTGGAATTCTGGAAGCGCTGGCACATGACACTGACCCGTTTCCTCAGAACATATATCTATTTTCCTCTGGGTGGAAGCAGGAAGGGAAGCCTGCGCACCTACATGAATATCATGATAGTGTTTCTGGTAAGCGGTTTCTGGCACGGCGCTGCCTGGACCTTTATCCTGTGGGGGGCGCTTCACGGCGCTGCCCAGGCCCTTAACCGTGTATTTAAACGGCAGTGGGAGAATCTGCACACGGCTTTTAGATGGATGGCCACCTTTCTCTTTGTCAACCTGACCTGGGTTATCTTCCGGTCAGAGAGCATATCCCAGGCAAAGCTGTTTTTGAAACGGCTGCTGGATTTTGGAAACATGCAGATTAATCCGTCCTTTATGGACAGCTTCAAAATGGTGGAACTGCCTCTCTGGCTGACAGGCCACCGGGTATTTACCGTGCTGGGGCTGTATGGAATCGTGCTTTGCCTGGTGATGAATGCCAGGAATATGGGGGAGACAGAGCTTCGTCCCACCTTCCTTCGCGGAGCGGGAACAGCCCTCCTTCTGGTCTGGTCCGTCCTGTCCCTGGCAGGAATATCCGGCTTCATTTATTTTCAGTTCTAA
- a CDS encoding response regulator transcription factor, which produces MKGYHILLGEDEPDILEYNREQLEQRGYQVTAVSTLGQAESCVLRDNPDLLVLDVMMPDGSGVDLCRRLREQFQGPILFLTSLGESSQIVQGLRAGGDDYITKPYDIEELAARIEAHLRRLERRGGEDIHQGGSRLYLNVKSQRAYLDGRDMLLKPKEYRLLAALMRNRGRYMESGELYREIWDMAPNRDIRTVWVHISNLRKKLQDADGELIADIECKRALGYKLVMFEDENED; this is translated from the coding sequence ATGAAGGGATATCATATTCTGCTAGGAGAGGATGAACCGGATATATTGGAATATAACAGGGAACAGCTGGAACAGCGCGGCTATCAGGTTACGGCGGTTTCCACACTGGGCCAGGCGGAGTCGTGTGTTCTCAGGGATAATCCGGATTTGCTGGTTTTGGATGTTATGATGCCGGACGGTTCCGGGGTAGATCTGTGCAGAAGGCTGCGTGAGCAGTTTCAGGGGCCGATTCTGTTCCTCACAAGCTTGGGGGAGAGCAGTCAGATTGTCCAGGGGCTCCGGGCCGGAGGTGATGATTATATTACAAAGCCTTATGATATTGAGGAGCTGGCAGCCAGAATTGAGGCACATCTCCGAAGATTAGAGCGCAGGGGCGGGGAAGATATCCACCAGGGCGGCAGCAGGTTATATTTGAATGTGAAGAGCCAGCGGGCTTATCTGGATGGGAGAGACATGCTTTTAAAGCCAAAGGAGTACCGTCTCCTGGCCGCGTTGATGAGAAACAGGGGAAGATATATGGAGTCCGGGGAGCTTTACAGGGAGATATGGGATATGGCGCCCAACCGGGATATACGGACAGTCTGGGTTCATATATCTAATCTGAGAAAGAAGCTGCAGGATGCAGACGGAGAGTTGATAGCGGATATAGAATGTAAACGTGCACTGGGATATAAGCTTGTGATGTTTGAGGATGAGAATGAAGATTAG
- a CDS encoding heavy-metal-associated domain-containing protein — translation MKTYKCEEMMCEGCVNRIKKGLDGAGIKNTVDLSVKTVTIDGDKDCEAKAVEILDDLGFTAVEV, via the coding sequence ATGAAAACTTATAAGTGCGAGGAAATGATGTGCGAGGGTTGTGTGAACCGGATTAAGAAGGGACTGGACGGAGCAGGCATTAAGAATACGGTGGATTTGTCCGTCAAGACAGTGACCATTGACGGGGATAAGGACTGCGAGGCCAAGGCAGTGGAGATTTTAGACGACCTTGGATTTACCGCGGTGGAAGTGTAG